In the Nitrospirales bacterium LBB_01 genome, one interval contains:
- a CDS encoding phospholipase D family protein → MKYEVCRLSLKSFLLIINVVAAVYFSPNGGCTDAIINEINGAKSEILVQAYSFTSKAIAEALVKAKKSGVKIAIILDKSNKTAKYSSADFTAHMGIPTYIDSVHAIAHNKIMIIDGETLITGSFNFSKAAEEHNAENLLIIKSKKLAQTYIENWNNHRQHSELYIGR, encoded by the coding sequence ATTAAATATGAGGTTTGTCGTTTGTCTTTAAAGAGTTTTCTTCTTATTATAAACGTAGTAGCAGCCGTTTATTTCTCACCTAACGGCGGCTGCACGGATGCTATCATCAATGAAATTAATGGAGCTAAATCAGAAATACTTGTTCAGGCGTACTCTTTTACATCTAAAGCGATAGCTGAGGCGCTTGTAAAAGCTAAGAAGTCAGGCGTCAAAATTGCTATTATTCTGGATAAATCTAACAAGACAGCTAAGTATAGCAGCGCTGATTTCACAGCCCACATGGGAATCCCTACTTACATAGACTCGGTTCATGCTATTGCGCACAATAAAATTATGATTATTGATGGTGAAACATTGATAACCGGAAGTTTTAATTTCTCAAAAGCGGCTGAGGAACATAACGCTGAAAACCTCTTGATAATTAAATCAAAAAAACTTGCTCAGACATACATTGAAAACTGGAACAATCACAGGCAGCACTCTGAACTGTATATAGGCAGATAG
- a CDS encoding MBOAT family protein — protein sequence MLFNSLSYILVFLPFVFFSYLYLTKNNHFVSAKILLLLSSIFFYGMWKPKYVSLLILSLIINYAIGTQLKQVKHRKIFLIVGIVINVGILCFFKYTYFLIENMNYIAGTSFHVSEYILPLAISFFTFEQITYLFYCYNSNTVSLLDYSLFITFFPKLIAGPILYPEEMIPQYVNKENKTIDARNIEAGLNLFFTGLFKKVVIADTLAAVAINGYDKMGELTMITSWATALSYTLQLYYDFSGYTDMARGAALLFNIHLPFNFDSPYKSTNIQEFWRTWHITLSRFLRKYIYIPLGGNKISGSKTYLNLITVFLIGGLWHGAGWTFILWGLLHGVAMAVNRMWQTTEHKMNKYLGWFLTFNFVNITWVFFRAKDFSAVVKILTGMSGYYEIREILATRELNLNMIIAALKNSLHNFRLTFDSAASYYYYIFILAGSLIFSIFFKNTNSISKDKVPSYTDTFTFLVLTIVSMVYVFYDINVSKPFLYFNF from the coding sequence ATGCTTTTTAATTCTCTATCATATATTTTAGTTTTTCTGCCTTTTGTATTTTTTTCATATCTTTACCTGACTAAAAATAATCATTTCGTTTCAGCAAAAATTCTACTTCTTTTATCATCCATATTTTTCTATGGCATGTGGAAACCCAAATATGTCTCTCTCCTTATTTTGTCTCTAATTATTAATTACGCTATAGGAACTCAGCTGAAACAAGTTAAACATAGAAAAATTTTTCTTATTGTCGGTATTGTAATTAATGTAGGTATTTTATGTTTCTTTAAATATACTTATTTTCTGATAGAAAATATGAACTATATCGCAGGTACAAGTTTTCATGTTAGTGAATATATCCTGCCGCTTGCAATTAGTTTCTTTACATTTGAACAAATAACTTACTTATTTTATTGCTATAACTCAAATACTGTCAGTTTATTGGACTATTCGCTATTCATAACTTTTTTTCCAAAACTTATTGCTGGACCTATTCTTTATCCCGAGGAGATGATTCCCCAGTATGTCAACAAAGAAAACAAGACAATCGACGCCAGAAATATAGAGGCTGGCCTGAATCTTTTCTTTACAGGACTTTTCAAGAAGGTTGTAATAGCAGACACTTTGGCGGCAGTTGCGATAAATGGTTACGATAAAATGGGCGAATTGACAATGATAACATCGTGGGCAACCGCTTTGTCATACACCTTACAGTTGTATTACGATTTTTCAGGCTACACAGATATGGCAAGGGGAGCCGCTTTACTTTTTAATATACATCTACCTTTTAATTTTGACTCTCCTTACAAATCAACAAACATACAGGAATTTTGGAGAACATGGCATATCACTCTGTCCAGATTTTTAAGAAAATACATATATATACCTTTAGGCGGCAATAAAATAAGCGGTAGTAAAACATATCTAAACTTAATTACGGTTTTTCTCATCGGAGGTCTTTGGCATGGCGCCGGCTGGACTTTTATCTTGTGGGGTTTATTACACGGTGTGGCAATGGCAGTAAATAGAATGTGGCAAACAACAGAGCATAAGATGAACAAATATCTGGGGTGGTTTCTTACTTTCAATTTTGTAAATATAACATGGGTATTTTTTAGAGCTAAGGATTTCAGTGCTGTCGTTAAAATACTTACCGGAATGTCCGGTTACTATGAAATAAGGGAGATATTAGCAACAAGAGAACTTAATCTGAATATGATTATTGCCGCACTGAAAAATTCTTTGCACAATTTCCGGCTGACCTTTGATTCTGCAGCATCTTATTACTACTACATATTTATACTTGCTGGTTCTTTAATTTTCAGCATCTTTTTCAAAAATACAAACAGTATCTCAAAAGATAAGGTACCCTCGTATACTGATACTTTTACATTCCTTGTTCTGACAATAGTTTCAATGGTCTATGTCTTTTATGATATTAATGTATCAAAGCCGTTTCTATATTTTAATTTCTGA